A DNA window from Thermococcus sp. 4557 contains the following coding sequences:
- the porA gene encoding pyruvate synthase subunit PorA has translation MPIRKVMKANEAAAWAAKLAKPKVIAAFPITPSTLVPEKISEFVADGELDAEFIKVESEHSAISACVGASAAGVRTFTATASQGLALMHEILFIAAGMRLPIVIAVGNRSLSAPINIWNDWQDTISERDTGWLQFYAENNQEALDLILIAYKVAENEKVLLPAMVGFDAFILTHTVEPVEIPDQELVDEFLGEYEPKYAYLDPARPITQGTLAFPAHYMEARYTVWEANENARKVIDEAFAEFEKKFGRKYQKIEEYRTEDAEIIFVTMGSLAGTVKEYVDHLREQGIKVGAAKMTVYRPFPIEEVRALAKKAKVLALLEKNVTFSVGGALFQDFSRALINESEKPKIVDFILGLGGRDVTFKDLDEALAIAQKALNGEAVDEVNWIGLRKEIL, from the coding sequence ATGCCGATAAGAAAGGTTATGAAGGCCAACGAGGCTGCCGCCTGGGCGGCCAAGCTCGCCAAGCCGAAGGTCATAGCGGCGTTCCCGATTACCCCGTCAACGCTCGTTCCGGAGAAGATCAGTGAGTTCGTCGCCGACGGAGAGCTCGACGCCGAGTTCATCAAGGTCGAGAGCGAGCACTCGGCGATTTCAGCCTGTGTCGGTGCATCAGCGGCTGGAGTCAGAACCTTCACCGCGACCGCTTCCCAGGGTCTGGCACTCATGCACGAGATACTCTTCATAGCCGCAGGCATGAGGCTTCCGATAGTCATCGCCGTCGGAAACCGCTCCCTGAGCGCTCCGATCAACATCTGGAACGACTGGCAGGACACCATCAGCGAGCGCGACACCGGCTGGCTTCAGTTCTACGCCGAGAACAACCAGGAGGCCCTTGACCTCATACTCATCGCATACAAGGTCGCCGAGAACGAGAAGGTCCTTCTTCCGGCGATGGTTGGATTCGACGCCTTCATCCTGACCCACACCGTTGAGCCGGTCGAGATACCGGACCAGGAGCTCGTCGACGAGTTCCTCGGCGAGTACGAGCCGAAGTACGCCTACCTCGACCCGGCCAGGCCGATAACCCAGGGCACCCTCGCCTTCCCGGCCCACTACATGGAGGCCAGGTACACCGTCTGGGAGGCCAACGAGAACGCCAGGAAGGTCATAGACGAGGCGTTCGCGGAGTTCGAGAAGAAGTTCGGCAGGAAGTACCAGAAGATAGAGGAGTACAGGACCGAGGACGCCGAGATAATCTTTGTCACCATGGGTTCACTCGCCGGAACCGTTAAGGAGTACGTCGACCACCTCCGCGAGCAGGGCATCAAGGTCGGCGCGGCCAAGATGACCGTTTACAGACCGTTCCCGATCGAGGAGGTTCGCGCGCTCGCCAAGAAGGCGAAGGTTCTCGCGCTCCTCGAGAAGAATGTCACCTTCAGCGTCGGTGGAGCCCTCTTCCAGGACTTCAGCAGGGCGCTCATCAACGAGAGCGAGAAGCCGAAGATCGTTGACTTCATCCTCGGCCTTGGAGGAAGGGACGTCACCTTCAAGGACCTCGACGAGGCCCTCGCGATTGCCCAGAAGGCCCTCAACGGAGAGGCCGTTGATGAGGTCAACTGGATCGGCCTGAGGAAGGAGATTCTGTGA
- the porD gene encoding pyruvate synthase subunit PorD, with protein MAESPFKADIERVQKEYSEKMTPGAIATIPGSSVINKTGSWRVFMPEFNRDKCVRCYLCYIYCPEPAIYLDEENYPVFDYDYCKGCGVCANECPTDAIIMVRESK; from the coding sequence ATGGCCGAGAGTCCGTTTAAGGCCGACATAGAGAGGGTTCAGAAGGAGTATAGCGAAAAGATGACCCCTGGAGCGATAGCCACCATCCCTGGGAGCAGCGTCATAAACAAGACCGGTTCCTGGCGTGTTTTCATGCCCGAGTTCAACCGGGACAAGTGCGTCCGCTGCTACCTCTGCTACATCTACTGCCCGGAGCCGGCTATCTACCTCGACGAGGAGAACTACCCGGTCTTCGACTACGACTACTGTAAGGGCTGTGGAGTTTGCGCGAACGAGTGCCCGACCGACGCTATCATAATGGTTAGGGAGAGCAAGTGA
- a CDS encoding 3-methyl-2-oxobutanoate dehydrogenase subunit beta, protein MEIPENVKKRLSIPADEHFYAGHTACQGCGASLGLRYVLKTYGKKTIFTIPACCSTIIAGAWPYSTLDAPLFHTAFETTGAVMSGIEAALKVKGYKVKGEDGVMVVGWAGDGGTADIGLQALSGFLERGHDALYIMYDNEAYMNTGIQRSGSTPYGAWTTNTPGGKKHFLEKRHKKKVIDIVIAHEIPYAATASVAYPEDFIRKLKKARDTPGPSFIQLFSPCPTGWRSPTDKSIELARLAVQTAYFPLFEYENGKYKINMPSPKKEPKPIEEFLKYQGRFKYMTKEDIEILQQWVNHEWEKLKKLAEIFG, encoded by the coding sequence ATGGAGATTCCCGAGAACGTTAAGAAGAGGTTGAGCATTCCAGCTGATGAGCACTTTTACGCAGGCCACACCGCCTGCCAGGGATGTGGCGCTTCCCTGGGTCTTCGCTACGTGCTCAAGACCTACGGCAAGAAGACCATCTTCACAATCCCCGCGTGCTGTTCGACCATCATAGCCGGTGCGTGGCCGTACTCAACCCTCGACGCCCCGCTCTTCCACACGGCCTTTGAGACCACCGGTGCGGTTATGAGCGGTATCGAGGCGGCCCTCAAGGTCAAGGGCTACAAGGTTAAAGGTGAGGACGGCGTCATGGTCGTCGGCTGGGCCGGCGACGGCGGTACCGCGGACATAGGTCTCCAGGCCCTCAGCGGATTCCTCGAGAGGGGCCACGACGCGCTCTACATCATGTACGACAACGAGGCCTACATGAACACCGGAATCCAGAGGTCCGGTTCGACTCCCTACGGTGCCTGGACCACCAACACCCCTGGCGGAAAGAAGCACTTCCTCGAGAAGAGGCACAAGAAGAAGGTCATCGACATCGTCATCGCCCACGAGATACCCTACGCTGCCACCGCAAGCGTCGCCTATCCGGAGGACTTCATAAGGAAGCTCAAGAAGGCCAGGGACACCCCGGGACCGAGCTTCATACAGCTCTTCAGTCCATGCCCAACGGGCTGGCGCTCACCGACCGACAAGAGCATCGAGCTCGCGAGGCTCGCCGTTCAGACCGCATACTTCCCGCTCTTCGAGTACGAGAACGGAAAGTACAAGATCAACATGCCCTCACCGAAGAAGGAGCCGAAGCCGATAGAGGAGTTCCTCAAGTACCAGGGCAGGTTCAAGTACATGACCAAGGAGGACATTGAGATCCTCCAGCAGTGGGTCAACCACGAGTGGGAGAAGCTCAAGAAGCTCGCCGAGATCTTCGGCTGA
- the porA gene encoding 2-ketoisovalerate ferredoxin oxidoreductase subunit alpha: MEYKPVRKVVSGNYAAAYAVKHARVEVVAAYPITPQTSIIEKIAEFIANGEIDNIQYVPVESEHSAMAASIGASATGARAFTATSAQGLALMHEMLHWAAGARLPIVMVDVNRAMAPPWSVWDDQTDSLSQRDTGWMQFYAENNQEVYDGVLMAFKIAETVNLPAMVIESAFILSHTYDVVEMIPQELVDEFLPPRKPLYTLTDFDNPISVGALGTPNDYYEFRYKLAKAMEDAKKVIHEVGKEFGERFGRDYSQMIELYRTEDADFVFMGMGSLMGTVKQAVDVLREEGYKVGAAKVRWFRPFPSEELYELAKDVQAIAVLDRNFSFGQEGILFNEAKGVLYNTDAKPLMKNYIVGLGGRDFTVNDVRKIAENMKAIIDKGELDVEVDWYHLKR; the protein is encoded by the coding sequence ATGGAGTACAAACCCGTTAGGAAGGTCGTGAGCGGTAACTACGCGGCCGCTTACGCCGTTAAGCACGCGCGCGTTGAGGTCGTCGCGGCTTACCCGATCACCCCTCAGACCAGCATCATTGAGAAGATAGCCGAGTTCATAGCCAACGGAGAGATTGACAACATCCAGTACGTCCCCGTCGAGAGCGAGCACTCCGCCATGGCGGCCAGCATAGGCGCCTCCGCAACCGGCGCAAGGGCGTTCACGGCAACCTCCGCCCAGGGTCTGGCACTCATGCACGAGATGCTCCACTGGGCCGCCGGCGCGAGGCTCCCGATAGTCATGGTCGACGTCAACCGTGCCATGGCCCCGCCGTGGAGCGTCTGGGATGACCAGACCGACAGCCTCTCCCAGAGAGACACCGGCTGGATGCAGTTCTACGCCGAGAACAACCAGGAGGTTTACGACGGCGTTCTGATGGCCTTCAAGATAGCCGAGACCGTCAACCTCCCGGCCATGGTCATCGAGAGCGCCTTCATACTGAGCCACACCTACGACGTCGTCGAGATGATTCCCCAGGAGCTCGTTGATGAGTTCCTCCCGCCAAGGAAGCCGCTCTACACCCTCACCGACTTCGACAACCCGATATCAGTGGGTGCCCTCGGAACCCCGAACGACTACTACGAGTTCCGCTACAAGCTCGCCAAGGCCATGGAAGACGCCAAGAAGGTCATCCACGAGGTCGGCAAGGAGTTCGGCGAGCGCTTTGGAAGGGACTACAGCCAGATGATCGAGCTCTACAGGACAGAGGATGCCGACTTCGTCTTCATGGGTATGGGCTCGCTCATGGGAACCGTCAAGCAGGCCGTCGATGTTCTCCGCGAGGAGGGCTACAAGGTCGGCGCGGCCAAGGTGCGCTGGTTCAGGCCGTTCCCGAGCGAGGAGCTCTACGAGCTCGCCAAGGACGTCCAGGCCATAGCGGTCCTCGACAGGAACTTCTCCTTCGGCCAGGAGGGCATACTCTTCAACGAGGCCAAGGGAGTGCTCTACAACACCGACGCAAAGCCGCTCATGAAGAACTACATCGTCGGCCTTGGAGGAAGGGACTTCACCGTAAACGACGTCAGGAAGATCGCCGAGAACATGAAGGCAATCATCGATAAGGGAGAGCTTGATGTAGAGGTGGACTGGTACCACCTTAAGAGGTGA
- a CDS encoding 3-methyl-2-oxobutanoate dehydrogenase subunit delta, whose amino-acid sequence MNTLFGEKKEGATKIVLKSVDEYPEAPVSLGTTLSNFTGDWRTFIPVIDDDKCVKCYICWKFCPEPAIFIREDGYVGVDYDYCKGCGICANECPTKAITMEKEEK is encoded by the coding sequence TTGAACACGCTGTTCGGTGAAAAGAAAGAAGGGGCCACCAAGATCGTCCTCAAGAGCGTGGACGAGTATCCAGAGGCCCCGGTGAGTCTGGGAACAACCCTCAGCAACTTCACTGGAGACTGGAGGACATTCATCCCGGTCATCGATGACGACAAGTGCGTCAAGTGCTACATCTGCTGGAAGTTCTGCCCGGAGCCGGCCATATTCATCCGCGAGGACGGCTACGTGGGAGTTGATTACGACTACTGTAAGGGCTGCGGCATCTGTGCGAACGAGTGCCCGACCAAGGCAATAACCATGGAGAAAGAGGAGAAGTGA
- a CDS encoding pyruvate/ketoisovalerate ferredoxin oxidoreductase subunit gamma, whose amino-acid sequence MIEIRFHGRGGQGAVTAANILASAAFLEGKYVQAFPFFGVERRGAPVTAFTRIDEKPIRIKTQIYEPDIVVVLDPSLLDTVDVTAGLKDGGIVIINTEKSKEEVLEKLKKKPAKLALVDATTIALDVLGLPITNTSILGAVSKATGVVSLEHVQKAIQDVFSGALGEKNAKAAEEAFNKTVIYEL is encoded by the coding sequence ATGATCGAGATTCGTTTTCACGGTAGAGGTGGACAGGGTGCCGTTACCGCTGCCAACATACTAGCCTCGGCTGCTTTCCTTGAGGGCAAGTACGTCCAGGCGTTCCCGTTCTTCGGTGTTGAGAGGCGTGGAGCGCCAGTTACCGCTTTCACCAGGATCGACGAGAAGCCGATAAGGATCAAGACCCAGATCTACGAGCCGGACATCGTGGTCGTCCTCGACCCGAGCCTTCTCGACACCGTCGATGTCACCGCCGGTCTCAAGGACGGCGGAATAGTCATCATCAACACAGAGAAGAGCAAGGAGGAAGTCCTTGAGAAGCTCAAGAAGAAGCCGGCCAAGCTCGCGCTCGTTGACGCCACCACCATAGCCCTCGACGTCCTTGGACTGCCGATCACCAACACCTCGATCCTCGGTGCGGTCTCCAAGGCCACCGGTGTCGTCAGCCTCGAGCACGTCCAGAAGGCCATCCAGGACGTCTTCTCCGGCGCCCTCGGAGAGAAGAACGCCAAGGCCGCAGAGGAAGCCTTTAACAAGACCGTCATCTACGAGCTCTGA
- a CDS encoding inorganic phosphate transporter: MDGLAVAAIAVAFYIAWNIGSNDSANAMGTAVGAGILSFRQATLTIAIFVLMGAYLRGYKVMKTVGKGIVPEGYLTMEMAVIALLAAGVWVTIATVKGLPVSTTQAIVGGVIGVGLATHAPVNWYTLTKIAAAWVVSPVLSGLLAIVLYRFYSLVVSRIGRVSTIESLYKALAILGGSYMAFNFGTNEVANASGPLVGAGFMEPKVAGIFGAIALSLGALTFSYAVMHTVGKKITALGPISAFAAQFGSAIAVSLANFFGLPVSSSQSIVGGVVGVGLLAGQGVEKSVIRDIVFGWVATPLTAVILSLAIFKAFSLVGLV; this comes from the coding sequence ATGGATGGCCTGGCGGTAGCGGCGATAGCAGTAGCGTTTTACATTGCATGGAACATAGGCTCCAACGATTCGGCCAACGCCATGGGCACCGCGGTTGGGGCCGGAATACTGAGCTTCCGCCAGGCCACGCTCACGATAGCGATTTTCGTCCTCATGGGGGCCTACCTCAGGGGATACAAGGTCATGAAGACCGTCGGGAAGGGCATAGTGCCCGAGGGCTACCTCACGATGGAGATGGCGGTTATAGCGCTCCTCGCTGCGGGGGTCTGGGTCACGATAGCGACGGTCAAGGGGCTTCCCGTTTCCACGACCCAGGCCATAGTTGGAGGCGTCATCGGAGTTGGCCTGGCCACCCACGCCCCCGTGAACTGGTACACCCTCACCAAAATCGCCGCCGCATGGGTTGTTTCTCCCGTGCTCTCGGGCCTGCTTGCGATAGTCCTGTACAGGTTCTACTCCCTCGTGGTGTCGAGAATCGGCAGAGTCTCTACCATCGAATCCCTCTACAAGGCCCTGGCGATACTCGGCGGTTCGTACATGGCCTTCAACTTCGGAACCAACGAGGTGGCCAACGCCTCCGGACCCCTCGTCGGCGCGGGCTTCATGGAGCCGAAGGTGGCCGGAATCTTCGGGGCGATAGCGCTCTCCCTCGGCGCCCTCACCTTCAGCTACGCGGTGATGCACACCGTCGGGAAGAAGATAACTGCCCTCGGCCCGATCTCGGCCTTCGCGGCCCAGTTCGGCTCGGCCATCGCCGTCAGCCTCGCCAACTTCTTCGGCCTCCCTGTAAGCTCGAGCCAGTCCATAGTCGGGGGCGTGGTTGGTGTGGGCCTCCTCGCTGGCCAGGGCGTTGAGAAATCTGTTATCAGGGATATAGTCTTCGGCTGGGTCGCGACGCCGCTAACGGCGGTTATACTCTCACTGGCCATCTTCAAGGCCTTCTCCCTTGTGGGGCTGGTTTAA
- the hflX gene encoding GTPase HflX — protein sequence MRAIGVIRKSRRDRVSREEFEELLRSAGYEVVAILEQNREEHPKYNIGKGKLEELKELVRELEPDKVVFANKLSPSQAYNLWKELRVEVIDRWQLVLEIFEKRAHSKEAKLQVELASLQYEVPLVKEAIRRIKLGDRAGFKGMGEYQTQQYLKHIRYRMGRIRRELERVKADREVKRKRREEVGFILIALAGYTNAGKSTLLNALAGEDIEARNQMFTTLDTTTRRFKLGGKRVLVTDTVGFIDGLPPFIVEAFHSTLEEIVKADIILLVLDASEPWGEIRRKFLASLGVLRELKTLDRPMVVALNKMDLTSGEDVRDKAERVREIAEERGINLRRVVSISAKLGELEELYGALEDAVLTLPKYGAFEITVSEPEKVPGVMALINAIGEVLDVEYGEETRIEAYIQTGMIKELTRLGVGIRRLNQPHKGEGLEDGQ from the coding sequence ATGAGGGCCATAGGCGTAATAAGAAAATCCAGGCGGGACAGGGTTAGCCGCGAGGAGTTCGAGGAGCTGCTGAGAAGCGCCGGCTATGAGGTAGTGGCGATACTCGAGCAGAACAGGGAGGAGCACCCGAAGTACAACATCGGAAAGGGAAAGCTGGAGGAGCTCAAGGAGCTGGTTCGGGAGCTGGAACCGGACAAGGTTGTGTTCGCTAACAAGCTCAGCCCGAGCCAGGCGTACAACCTCTGGAAGGAGCTCCGCGTTGAAGTAATCGACCGCTGGCAGCTTGTTCTCGAAATCTTCGAGAAACGCGCCCACTCAAAGGAGGCCAAGCTTCAGGTGGAGCTGGCGAGCCTCCAGTACGAGGTTCCGCTCGTGAAGGAGGCGATTAGGAGAATCAAGCTTGGCGACAGGGCGGGTTTCAAGGGAATGGGTGAGTATCAGACCCAGCAGTACCTCAAGCACATCCGCTACCGAATGGGCAGGATAAGGCGGGAGCTGGAGAGGGTCAAAGCCGACAGAGAGGTGAAGCGGAAGCGCCGCGAGGAGGTTGGCTTCATACTCATCGCCCTCGCCGGCTACACCAACGCCGGGAAATCTACCCTTCTCAACGCCCTCGCGGGGGAGGATATAGAGGCGAGGAACCAGATGTTCACCACCCTGGACACGACGACGAGGCGCTTCAAGCTCGGCGGGAAGAGGGTTCTCGTGACAGATACAGTTGGCTTCATCGACGGCCTGCCGCCGTTCATAGTCGAGGCCTTCCACTCGACCCTCGAGGAGATAGTGAAGGCGGACATAATCCTGCTCGTCCTGGATGCCAGCGAACCCTGGGGGGAGATAAGAAGAAAATTCCTGGCGTCCCTTGGCGTCCTGAGGGAGTTAAAAACCCTGGACAGGCCTATGGTGGTTGCACTCAACAAGATGGACCTGACCAGCGGGGAAGACGTCCGCGACAAGGCCGAGAGGGTTAGGGAGATAGCGGAGGAGAGGGGCATAAACCTCCGCCGAGTGGTGTCGATCTCCGCGAAGCTGGGGGAGCTTGAGGAGCTTTACGGTGCGCTCGAGGACGCCGTGCTGACCCTGCCGAAGTACGGTGCCTTCGAGATAACCGTGAGCGAGCCCGAGAAGGTGCCGGGGGTCATGGCCCTGATAAACGCCATCGGCGAGGTTTTGGACGTGGAATACGGAGAGGAAACCAGGATAGAGGCCTACATACAGACTGGGATGATAAAGGAGCTGACGAGGCTCGGCGTGGGGATACGGCGGTTAAACCAGCCCCACAAGGGAGAAGGCCTTGAAGATGGCCAGTGA
- a CDS encoding carboxymuconolactone decarboxylase family protein, giving the protein MVVTMDYDDVNVKLGEIEELLDRLGKEHPKEISAFSRFLRETLDNKALTTREKELIALALGISAGCEWCIYLHTQKALAAGAKPEELIEAGLVAVLMAGGPALMHLIPLMKAIETFQKEKGEE; this is encoded by the coding sequence ATGGTGGTTACCATGGATTACGACGATGTTAACGTCAAGCTTGGGGAGATAGAGGAGCTCCTCGACAGGCTCGGGAAGGAGCACCCAAAGGAGATATCGGCCTTCTCCCGCTTCCTGCGTGAGACCCTCGACAACAAGGCCCTGACGACGCGCGAGAAGGAGCTCATAGCCCTCGCCCTCGGCATATCCGCGGGCTGCGAGTGGTGCATCTACCTCCACACCCAGAAGGCCCTCGCCGCCGGTGCAAAGCCAGAAGAACTCATCGAGGCCGGTCTCGTCGCGGTTCTCATGGCCGGCGGCCCCGCCCTGATGCACCTCATACCCCTTATGAAGGCTATAGAGACCTTCCAGAAGGAGAAGGGAGAGGAGTGA
- a CDS encoding nascent polypeptide-associated complex protein: protein MMGMNPRQMKKLMRQMGIKMEELDGVEEVIIRMENKEIVLKEPVITIITAQGEKSYQIVPGSEEVRAIVKVSEEDVQLVMEQTGVDYETAKKALEEANGDLAEAILKLTEE, encoded by the coding sequence ATGATGGGGATGAACCCGCGGCAGATGAAGAAGCTCATGCGCCAGATGGGCATCAAAATGGAGGAGCTCGATGGGGTTGAGGAAGTCATAATCAGGATGGAGAACAAGGAGATAGTCCTTAAGGAGCCGGTCATCACGATAATAACCGCGCAGGGCGAGAAGAGCTATCAGATCGTCCCGGGAAGTGAGGAGGTCAGGGCCATCGTGAAGGTATCGGAGGAGGACGTCCAGCTCGTCATGGAGCAGACAGGCGTCGATTACGAGACTGCAAAGAAGGCCCTGGAAGAGGCAAACGGCGACCTCGCGGAGGCAATACTGAAGCTGACCGAGGAATGA